The Syntrophales bacterium region GGAGAAATACGGGCTCCCGCCGACCAGGACTGGAAGGATGAAAAAGCGGGGAAGGCGGGCAGATCCCGTCTGACCCAAGCCGAAAGGAGAGACCTCATGCCTTTTTTCGAGATTTCGGAGCTGGCGATCAAACCGATGCTGCCCGGCTTCACGGCCCGGATGATCCATGCCGGTGCCATGACGATTTCCTACTGGGACGTCAAGGCCGGCTCGTCCCTGCCGGACCATTCCCATCCGCATGAGCAGATCACGACGATCCTGGAGGGCACCTTCACGATGACCGTCGGCGGCGAGACGAAGGTCCTCGAGGCGGGCCATGTTGCCGTGATCCCGCCGCACGTGCCGCATTCCGCCAAATCGCAGACGGACTGCCGGGTCATCGACGTCTTTTCCCCTGTCCGGGAAGACTACAAATAGGCGTCGAAAAACGATCGGCCCGCCGGGTTGGCCGGCGGGCCGCTTGTGAGATGAGATGTCGATCTGC contains the following coding sequences:
- a CDS encoding cupin domain-containing protein encodes the protein MPFFEISELAIKPMLPGFTARMIHAGAMTISYWDVKAGSSLPDHSHPHEQITTILEGTFTMTVGGETKVLEAGHVAVIPPHVPHSAKSQTDCRVIDVFSPVREDYK